In a genomic window of Telopea speciosissima isolate NSW1024214 ecotype Mountain lineage chromosome 5, Tspe_v1, whole genome shotgun sequence:
- the LOC122662926 gene encoding uncharacterized protein LOC122662926, with translation MKSVSQADVIRFVKREIIHCFGLPETLTYDNGSVFSRGEVSLFAQEYGMTVTFLAPYYVQGNGQAEASNKVIKANLSKVIDDNPKSWAEMLLEVLWAFRTSKRMATGTTPYALTFGHDAILPMELTVKSLRVVRQYGMTPSEYADSMMAELDDLDEERLLALDWV, from the coding sequence ATGAAATCAGTTAGTCAGGCTGACGTGATAAGGTTTGTGAAGCGCGAGATCATACACTGTTTTGGCTTGCCTGAGACCCTCACCTACGATAATGGGTCAGTGTTCTCTAGGGGAGAGGTATCTTTGTTCGCACAGGAGTATGGTATGACCGTCACCTTCTTGGCACCTTACTATGTGCAGGGCAATGGTCAGGCTGAGGCAAGCAACAAGGTTATTAAGGCAAACTTGTCTAAAGTCATTGATGATAACCCAAAGTCTTGGGCAGAAATGTTGTTAGAGGTTCTTTGGGCCTTTAGGACCTCAAAGAGGATGGCAACAGGAACTACCCCTTATGCGCTAACtttcggtcacgatgccatcttgCCTATGGAACTGACTGTAAAATCTCTACGGGTGGTGAGGCAATACGGGATGACCCCCAGTGAATATGCAGATTCCATGATGGCTGAACTTGATGATCTGGATGAGGAGCGTTTGTTGGCCCTCGACTGGGTTTAG